Genomic window (Magnolia sinica isolate HGM2019 chromosome 6, MsV1, whole genome shotgun sequence):
CACCGTTTGGCTTTGTAAcgtgaaaatgtaatgattagATTTTACTTTACCCCCTCGAGACATTTGACTTTGGGTTTATGAGCCATGCTTCCTTACTAAACAAACACTTAGAAATAGTAACAATTGCTCATTTACCTTCCATTCATAGGAAATTCGAAAATCAAACGGCATAAGCACTTAGAAAATAAAGAAATGATTGATATTTTAAAGATAATTACGTATTTATAAAATGCCATCTCAATTCATCCTATTTGATAGGATCAGGGATGTGCTATGGTTCTGGATATGAACAATTCCAATAAATTTTCTTTTCTGAATAAAAATCCATTTTTAGAGTTATTCCATCTATTCCATTACTGAAACAATATACACATTACACCATGAATTTGAATCAGTACAGAAATTTCAAGAAATTGCATATCTGCTCACTCTTATAAATAACAAAACCAGATCCGGTATTTCACAAGGAGACTAGATCATGCCACCATGAAAATTAATATCTTCTTGCTACAGATATTTGATTCGGAACCCGGCCACAAATCGCATGGATGACCAGATGAACAGTCCAAACGAACTATCAACATACCCTTGTCTAGTTGGCACACATCATGACACACCCATCATACAATCATATCTTACATTCCTTGCAGAATATAATTTTCTCAAAGAAGCTTagcaaatcaaaggaaaagattGCATTAATCTTGTTATACACATCACAACACATTCTCAACTCATAATACAAAACGCATTCCCATCAAAATACAAAAGAGATGGATGGGCCATGCGCGACCGTTAGTCATTTACAAAACATACCCTCTTTGAGTGGCATTAACTCAATTTCGCAAAGCATTTTCTCTCGTTTCTTCTCCCAATCCCAAACTCTTACCCAGTACCAATGCTCTATACCTTATTACAGTGAATTTATACGGTAGGGCCCAAATGGGCCCCCTTACGATCATGTTCATCCAATGGAACTAATATCACCCTTGATTGGATAATCACACCGGTTCAAATAAGGGCCCGTAAAATGGATGGTAAGACCATTTTTAACTTCTCGCAATGCCCTCAATCGTATGGCTTTGATTATCTGATCATGGTAATTTTTGGGTCATGCGATCTATGGTGGCCCCCTATCCTACGGTCTTTATCGATAGTTGGTTCTCCATAATaaggtttaagaaaaaaattagtaCTGGATTACAGTTTTGCTATTGCTTATCAGTTAGAAGTTAGCCAGGTTACAAAAGAAACAAAAGGCCATTGAAAAGGCCTAATTTCAAGCTCTAAGTTCTTTCCTATGGGATGGTATGACCCTGAACACATGTTCTTCTCCTGTGCATTGATCTACTCTAACCACCCAACGGCTCTTCCTTGCACCTCCACCACGGATCTGACCGCCGGCCTGGATTCTGGTAACTTGCAATCCACCCCCAATCGGTAACAGAACGGTCCGCGACCCACTACAAGAACCTTTATTGAACGCGTTGTAGCCCATGACCACTGCTCCATGGTCCTTTGCACCCACTTGCACTGACCGCAGGACTGCTTCGTGGTCCACCATATTACAATCAATAAGCATGAAATCGGCAACTGCATAGTCATTCAACAAGAGT
Coding sequences:
- the LOC131248384 gene encoding uncharacterized protein LOC131248384, which encodes MAWSAENATRAYLQTMKMGKRPKQLDVSEFASALAAGNNAQLMVEACSGTAGPTTLALVAAAHQTGGRVVCILRGPDELCSSKKALGTVANHIEFVVGDAQILLLNDYAVADFMLIDCNMVDHEAVLRSVQVGAKDHGAVVMGYNAFNKGSCSGSRTVLLPIGGGLQVTRIQAGGQIRGGGARKSRWVVRVDQCTGEEHVFRVIPSHRKELRA